CCGATGCGGTTTGAGGAAGGAGTGCAGGCCATGCGCCTGTCAACGCGCGGCCGATACGCCGTGATGGCGATGGTGGAATTGGCGGCCCGGCAGGATCGTGCGCCCAAGCCGCCCGCCGCGAAATCGACGCCGCCCGTCAGCCTGGCGGAGATCGCGGCCGCGCAGATGCTCTCCCTTGCCTATCTCGAGCAGCTCTTCGGCCCGCTGCGCCGCGCGGGCCTGGTCGCCTCGGCCCGCGGGCCGGGGGGCGGCTATCGCCTCGCGCGCCCGGCCGAGCAGATCAGCATCTCCGCCATCGTGGACGCGGTGGACGAGCCGATCCGCGCGACCCGCTGCGAGGATGGCGCGCCCGGCTGCATTGCGGGCCGGCGCTGCATCACGCATGACCTCTGGGCCGAGCTGGGCGAGCAGATCCGCCTCTTCCTCGACGGCCTCTCGCTGCAGGATGTCGTGCAGGGCCGTGTGCTGGGCCGTGCCGTGGCGCCCGCCCAGGCCGAGAAGGCCGCGGAATTGACGCGCGCCTGATCCGGCGGGAAAGGGCACGGCCATGACCGTGCCCCTCGACCTCGACGCCAATGCCACCGAACCGCTGCGCCCCGCCGCGCGGACCGCGCTGCTGGCCGCGCTGGAGGGTGGGGGCAATCCCTCCTCCATCCATGGCGGCGGGCGCACCGCGCGCCGCGCGGTGGAGGCGGCCAGGCGGGCGGTCGCCACCCGTTTCGGCGTGGCGCCGGGCGATGTCGTCTTCACCTCGGGCGGCACCGAGGCCAATGCGGTGGCCCTCCATGGCCTTGGCGCCGGCCGCCGCATCCTGGTGGGCGCCACCGAGCACCCGGCGGTGCAGGCCGCGGCACCCGGCGCCGAGATCCTGCCGGTGCTGGCGGATGGCACGCTCGACCTCGCGGCGCTGGAGGCGGCGCTGGCCGCGGGCGGGCCGGCGCTGGTCTGCGTGATGGCCGCCAACAACGAGACGGGTGTGCTGCACCCGCTGGGCGAGGTTGCAGCGCTCTGCCGCGCCCATGGCGCGCTCCTGCATGTGGATGCGGTGCAGGCCGCCGGGCGCATGGCGATGGACCTCGCCGGCTGGGGGGCGGCGAGCGTGGCCCTCTCCGGCCACAAGCTGGGCGGCGCGCCCGGGGCGGGGGCGCTGATCCTGGCCCCGGGGCTGCATCTGCCGGCGCTGATCGCGGGTGGCGGGCAGGAGCGCGGGCGGCGTGGCGGGACCGAGCCGCTGCCGGCCATCGCGGCCCTCGGCGGCGCGTTGGAGGAAAGCTACGACGCGCCGCGCATCGCGGCGCTGCGCGAGGCGATCGAGGTGGGGCTGCGGGCGCTTGATGCGGGCATCATCATCGCGGGGCAGGCGGCGCCGCGCCTGCCCAACACCACGCTGGCCGTGCTGCCGGGGGTGCCGGCGGAGACGCAGGTCATCGCGCTCGACCTCGCGGGGGTGCGGGTTTCGGCGGGGGCGGCCTGTTCGTCGGGGAAGGTCACCGCCTCGCCCGTGCTGCGGGCGATGGGATTCGGGGCGGAGGCGGGCCATGGCATCCGCGTCTCGTTGCCCTGGAATGCGCCGGAGGAGGCGCCGCAGCGCTTCCTCGCGGCCTACGCGGCCATGCTCGACCGCATCAGACGGCGCTAGCGCGTGGGGACCGGCGGGTCCTGGCTGTAGTCGTAGAAGCCGCGGCCCGTCTTGCGGCCATACCAGCCGGCTTCCACGTATTTCACCAGGAGCGGGCAGGGGCGGTACTTGCTGTCCGACAGCCCGTCATAGAGCACCTGCATGATGGAAAGGCAGGTGTCGAGGCCGATGAAATCCGCCAGCTCCAGCGGGCCCATCGGGTGGTTCGCGCCGAGGCGCATGGCCGTGTCGATGGAGCGGATGTCGCCCACGCCCTCATACAGGGCATAGACCGCCTCGTTGATCATCGGGACCAGGATGCGGTTCACGATGAAGGCGGGGAAGTCCTCGCTCGTCGCGGTCTGCTTGCCCAGGCGCTTGGCCAGCGCATCCACCGCGCGGAAGGTCGGCTCGTCGGTGGCGATGCCGCGGATGATCTCCACCAGCTTCATGATCGGCACGGGATTCATGAAGTGCATGCCGATGAACTTCTCAGGCCGGTCGGTGCCGGCGCCGAGACGCGTGATCGAGATGCTGCTGGTGTTCGACGCCACCATGGCGGAGGGCTTGAGGTGCGGCACCAGCGCCTTGAAGACCTCGTGCTTGACGGCTTCCTTCTCGGTCGCCGCCTCGATCACGAAATCCGTGCCGCCGAAGCTCGCATAATCGGTGCTGGTGGTGATCAGCCCAAGCGCCGCGTCGCGCTGCTCGGGCGTGATCAGCTTGCGGCCGATCTGGCGCTCCATGTTGCGCGCGATGGTGGCGAGCGCCTTGTCGAGCGCCGCCGGGCTGATGTCCACCATCGCGACCGGAAGGCCCGCCAGCGAACAGACATGGGCGATGCCATTGCCCATCTGCCCCGCGCCGATGATGCCGACCGAGGCGATCTCGGGGATGTCGAGCAGCGCGTCCGGCATGTCGGCGCTGCTGGCGATGCGGACCGACATCAGGCGGGCTTGCCGAGTTCGGCCTCGAATTCCGGCAGCGCCTTGAAGAGATCGGCGACCAGCCCGTAATCCGCGACCTGGAAGATCGGCGCCTCTTCATCCTTGTTGATGGCGACGATGATCTTGCTGTCCTTCATGCCGGCGAGATGCTGGATCGCGCCCGAGATGCCGACGGCGATGTAGAGATCCGGCGCCACGATCTTGCCGGTCTGGCCCACCTGGTGGTCGTTGGGCGCATAGCCCGCATCCACCGCGGCGCGCGAGGCGCCGACGGCGGCGCCCAGCAGATCCGCCACCTTCTCGATCAGGTGGAAGTTCTCGGCCGAGCCCATGGCGCGGCCGCCGGAGACGACGACCTTGGCGGCGGTGAGTTCCGGGCGCTCGCTCTTGCTCACCTCGGCGCCGACGAAGCTCGACGTGCCGGGGTTCGCGGCGGCGGCGACGGCCTCAATGGCGGCGCTGCCGCCCGTGGCGGGCACCGGGTCGAAGCTGGCGGCGCGGATGGTCATCACCTTCTTCGCGTCGCTGCTCTTCACCGTGGCCAGCGCATTGCCGGCATAGATGGGGCGCACGAAGGTGTCGGCATCCACCACGCCCGAGACGTCGCTGATCGGCTGCACGTCGAGCAGGGCGGCCACGCGCGGCATCACGTTCTTGCCGGCGGCGGAAGCGGGCGCGGCCAGGTGGCTGTAGCCGGGCGCGAGCTGCACCAGCAGGGCGGCCAGCGGCTCGGCGAGGCGGTTGGCGAGGGACGCATCCTCGCAGAGGAGGACCTTGGCGACACCGGGCATGGCGGCGGCGGCGGGCGCCGCGGCGGCGGCACCCTCACCCAGCACCAGCACATGGACTTCGCCCAGCTTGCCGCAGGCGGCCACGGCGCTGCGCGTGGGCTGCGAGACGGCGCGGCCGTCGTGGTCGGCGAGAAGGAGGACAGCCATCTCAGATCACCTTCGCTTCGTTGCGGAGCTTCTGCACCAGCTCCTGGATCGAGCTCACCTTGGCGCCGGCCTGGCGCTTGCCCGGCTCCTCCACGCGCAGCACCGTCAGGCGCGGCGTCGGGTCCACGCCGAGATCGGCGGGCTTCACGGTATCGATGGTCTTCTTGCGCGCCTTCATGATGTTGGGCAGCGAGGCGTAGCGCGGCTCGTTCAGGCGGAGGTCGGCCGTCACGATGGCGGGCAGCGTCAGCTTCACCGTCTCCAGGCCGCCATCCACCTCGCGCGTGACGAGGATCGACGCGCCCTCGACCTCGACCTTGCTGGCGAAGGTGCCCTGCGGCCAGCCCATCAGGGCCGCCAGCATCTGGCCGGTGGCGTTCATGTCGTCGTCGATGGCCTGCTTGCCGAGGATGACGAGGTCGGGCGATTCCTTGGCGATGATCGCCTTCAGGATCTTGGCGACGGCGATCGGCTCGAGCGTGCCGTCATGCTCGACCAGGATGCCCCGATCGGCGCCCATGGCGAGCGCGGTGCGGATCTGCTCGGCCGCGGCGGCCGGGCCGGCCGAGACCGCGATGATCTCGGTGGCGATGCCCTTTTCCTTGAGGCGGACCGCTTCCTCGACGGCGATTTCGTCGAAGGGGTTCATGGACATCTTCACGTTGGCCGTCTCAACGCCCGTATTGTCCGCCTTCACGCGGACCTTGACGTTGTAATCAACCACCCGCTTGACCGGGACGAGGAGCTTCATGGCCGGTTGCGCCTTCTTTCCTGACTGGCTTTGCTGCACTGCCGAATGACGCCAGACCCTAGCCACGGCCCGGGGGGAGGGCAAGTGAGCGACCTCTAATCTGGGGGGCTTTCGAGAAGGGCAAGGAGGGCGGCGACCCGTGCCTCCGGCAGGTCCCGGATGGTCCGGGCGAGGCGATTGGCCAGTTCCGTGGCCATGGGGGAAAGCCCGGCCGTGTCCACCACCACGCGCGGATGGGAGAGGCGCGCCAGGCGCACCAGTTCCTCGGCATCGTCCCAGATCAGGCCGAAATGCTCGTTCACCTGGTGGATCAGCCCGGCCGAGGGGCGGCCGCGCTTGCCGTGCTCCAGCGCCGAGAGATAGGCGGGGGAGACATGCAGCGCGGTGGCGAGCTCGGTCAGCGAGATGCCGTGCTGCTCGCGGAGTTCGCGGAGTCTCTTTCCGAACGGCGTCATGGAGGGCCTTGCCGGTCACGGGACCGCCGCGAGCCATGGCGGGAAGCTCCCGGCCTCGTCAAGCCGGCCGTGGGCCAGGGAGGGGCGTTTCGGCCAGCGGTCCAGGAGGCGTCTTCCGTGTTGGATGGAGGACCGGCGGCTGCTAGCCTCGGCGCCCGGGAGGATGTGAACGTGCAACCTGTCCTGACGCGCCGTGGCCTGGCCACGCTCGGTTCCTCGCTCGCCGCACCCGCGGCCTTCGCCCAGCAGGGCTATCCCAGCCGCCCGATCCGCATGGTCGTCGCCTTCGCGGCGGGCGGCAACTCGGACACCATGGCCCGGCTGATCCAGCCCCGGATGTCCGCCGCCCTCGGGCAGAACATCATCATCGACAATCGCGGCGGGGCAGGCGGCACGCTGGCCGCCGGGCAGGTCGCGCAGGCGCCGGCCGATGGATACACGCTGTTGTTCGATGCGGTCTCCTTCGTCATCGCGCAGTTCATCCATCGCGGCACGCCCTTCGATTATGAGCGCGACTTCGCCACGATCGGACTGGTGGCGGAGGCGCCCTACGTCGTTGCCACCTCCGCCGCGTCAGGCATCCGTGACCTGCCGGGCGTCATCGCGGCCGCGCGGCGGGATGGGCTGGCCTATGGATCGCCCGGGATCGGCACGCCGGGGCATCTGACCGGCGTGCTGCTGGCCCATCAGGCGGGCGTGCGGCTGGAGCACGCGCCCTATCGCGGGGGGGCGGAGGTCGCGCGGGATATCGCGGCCGGGACCCTGCCGGTCGGCATTCTCACCGTGAGTTCGATCAAGCCGGTGGTGGATGGCGGCCGGGCCTTCGCGGTGGCGATCACGAGCGCGCGGCGTGGCGGCATCGAGGGCGTTCCCACCATCGCCGAGCAGGGCTTTCCCGGCTTCGACCAGACCAGCTGGAACGGCATCCTCTGCCGCAGCGGCACGCCGGAGCCGATCCGCCGGCGGCTGGAGGCGGCGTTGAACGCCGCGACCTCCGACCCGGAGGTGCGGACGCGCCTCGCGCAGATGGGGGCGGAGGCGGTGCTGGCGGACATGGACGCCTTCACCCAGCGGCTCACGCGGGAACGAGCGGCGGTGTCACGCCTGATCCGGGAAACCGGAATCACCTTCGGCTGAGGGCGGGAGGCCGCGCGTCACTTCACCCTGCGCAGCAGCAGATGCACGGCGCCCGCATTGGCCTTGTGCGGATGCGCGGCTCCCAGGATCAGCGGGCGCAGATGCGGCGCGTTCAGCCAATGCGGCAATTCGCGGCGCAGCACGCCACCCTCCGTGCTGCTGCCCTTGCCGGTCACGATGCAGACCACGCGTGTGCCATCCGCGTGGCACATGCGCAGGAAGTTCTCGACCGCCTGGTGGGCGCGGGCGGCCGTCATGCCGTGCAGGTCGAGTTTGCGCTCGGGCCGCATCGTGCCGCGCCGCAAATCGCGCCAGCGCTTGGCATCCAGCCCCGAGGGCTGGGCGCCGACGCTGATCTCGGGCGGCGGCAGGCGCGGCTTGGGCGGGGGCGGCGGTGGTTCGGCGGCGCGGGGCGGGGGCGTGATGGTGACCGAGGGCGGCGCCTCGGGCATCTCGCGCCCCGGCAGCGGGCGGATGGTGCGCGCCACGGCGGCCCAGACCGCCTTGTCCTCGGCCGTGAGGCCGCGGCGGCGCTTCACGCCTTCGCCGCGGGGTCGTCATCCACGAGGAGGATGTGCAAGGCCCTCGGACCATGCGCGCCGAGCTCGAGCGTCTGCTCGATATCGGCGCTGCGCGAGGGGCCGGTGACCCACATGATGTTGCGCGGCATGAAGCCGCCGGTCAGCTTGTCGCGCCGCTCCTCGCGCAGCAGGTCCCAGGCTTCCTCATAGGCGCCGACGATCCGGCTCGCGCGCAGGACCACCATCTCGGTGTCGGGCAGGAGGTTCAGCGTGGTGGGGCGGCCCGCCTCGGAGGGGAGCATCAGCGTCCCGGTCTCGGCCACGCCGGCATAGCCGTGCTGCAGGCTGACGAGGTCGGTCGGCTGGCCTTCGCGGATTTCCACCTCGAGCATCGGGTGATCCGCCCATTTGATGCGCTTGAGTTCGGGGTGCGGCGCCATGGCGAAGCGGGCGGGCAGGTTCTGCGCGGCGAGATAATCGGCCACCGCCTGCGGGATGGCGGCGAAGTTCGGCACGCGGGCGACGCTGCCGAATTCCTTCTCCACATTGCGGATGAAGAGCGCGATCTGCTCGGGCCGCGCGACGCGCGAGCGTGCCGGGATGAGGTGGCGCGGATGGGTGGCGAGCCGCCCTTCCAGCATGGCACGCTGGTCGGCTGGCAGGGGGCCGCGCTTCAGGCCGCGCCGGATGGCGCCGAGGATGGCCTCCTTGCTCATCGGCCGGCTCCCGCACGCTGGCGCTTCGCATATTCATCCATGAAGGTGCGGCCCTGCGGCACGGGCAGGTCGCGCCCTTCGGTCCAGCCGCCGGCCAGCGGCAGCGACCTGAAGGCGCCCTTCTTGCGGCCGAGCCAGCCCAGCGCGCCGATCCCCCAGCGCGAGGCAAGGCGGTACATCCCCGGCCGCTTGGCGAACCAGGCCCAGACGCCGAGGCCGGTGCGCACGCCGGAGGGCTGCAGATGCCGCTCGAACTCGCGCTCGCGCCAATGGCGCATGAGCTTGGGCAGCGGGATCTTCACCGGGCAGACGCTTTCGCAGCGGCCGCAGAAGGTGCTGGCATTGGGCAGGTGGCCCGCCTCCTTCACGCCAATCAGGCTCGGCGTCAGCACGCTGCCCATGGGGCCGGGATAGACCCAGCCATAGGCATGCCCGCCCGTGGTGCCATAGACCGGGCAATGGTTCATGCAGGCGGCGCAGCGGATGCAGCGCAGCATCTCCTGGAACTCGGTGCCGATCATGTTGGAGCGGCCATTGTCCAGCAGCACCACATGATATTCCTCCGGCCCGTCCAGATCGCCCTTGCGGCGCACCCCGGTGGAGAAGGTGGTGTAGACCGAGAAATCCTGCCCGGTGGCCGAGCGCGCCAGCACGCGCAGCAGGCTCGTCGCATCCTCGAGCGTCGGCACCACCTTCTCGATGGAGGCGAGCGCGATGTGCACGCGCGGCAGGGTCTGCGTGAGGTCCCCGTTGCCCTCGTTGGTGACGATGACGCTGGAGCCGGTCTCGGCGATCAGGAAATTGGCGCCGGTGATGCCGACATCGGCGGCGAGGAATTTCTGGCGCAGCCGGGTGCGCGCCTCGGTGAGGATGTCGCGCCGCTCATGGAAGACGCGGTCGGGGTCGAGGTCGGTATGGGCGCGGCGGAAATCCGCCTCCCAATCCTCACGGTTCAGATGGAAGGCCGGCGCGATGATGTGGGACGGGATCTCGCCGCGCAGCTGGATGATGTATTCGCCGAGGTCGGTCTCGACCGGCGTGATGCCGTGCTCTTCCAGGTGATGGTTGATCCCCATCTCCTCCGAGATGATGGACTTGCCCTTGGTGACGGTCTTGGCGTTCGCCTTGCGGCAGATCTCCAGCACCGTCGCGCGCGCTTCCTCGGCCGTGCTGCACCAATGCACATGGCCGCCCGCGCGCTCGACGTTCTCGGCGAATTTTTCCAGGTAGAAGTCGAGATTCGCCAGCGTGTGGTTCTTGATGTCGCGCGCCGTGTTCCTGAGCTGCTCGAACTCCGGCAGGTTCGCCACCGCATTGGCGCGGCGCTGCAGGAAGGCGCCCTTGGCGGTGCCGAGCGCCTTTTGCAGCCCGGCATCGGCCATCGCCTTGCGGGCATTTTCCTTGAATTGCGGTGAGGTGCTGTTCATGCGCGCCATCATGCCTGTCGTGGCCCGAGGGGGATGCTTCGGACCTGACGGAGCTTAACAGGAATCGCGCTTCTGTCCCATCGGGGTGCCCCATCGGGGGAAGCCTGCCCCTTTCCCACCCGCGCGGGACGCGCCAAGCTCCGCCGGAGAGCCGGGGCAACCGGCGCCGATCCCGGGAGACGACCATGCAACGCCGCCACCTGTTCACCGCCGCCAGCCTTCTCGCCGTCCCCCTTCTTGCTCCCCCCGGCATCGCCCGCGCGCAAGCCGCCTGGCGGCCCGACCGGCCGATCCGCGTCGTCGTGCCCTATGCGCCGGGCGGCACCACCGATGTGGTGGCCCGCATCATGGCCGAGCCCGTCTCGCAGATCATCGGCCAGCCCCTGGTGGTGGAGAACCGCCCGGGCGGGGCGGCGGGCCTCGTCGGCACGGATTTCGTGGCGAAGTCCACGCCCGATGGCCACACCATCATCGTCCACAGCAATGGGCACGCCATCGCGCCCGCGCTGGTGGCGCGCATGCCCTTCGACCCCGTGGCGGATTTCGCGGGGGTCAGCATGTGCGGCCGCGTGCCGCAGGTGCTCTGCGTCAATCCGCGCCTGCCGGCGCAGAACCTGGCCGAGCTTCTGGCCCTGATCCGCGCCAATCCGGGGCGCTACCACTTCGCCTCCGCCGGCATCGGCACGGCGGTGCATCTGGGCGGCGAGATGTTCCGCGCGGTCAATCGCCTCGACATCGCGCCGGTGCATTACCGGGGCGGCGGGCCGGCCATGCAGGGCGTGATCACGGGTGAGGCGCTGTTCACGGTGGACCCCATCGCCTCGGCGCTCGGCCATATCCGCGGCGGCAATGTGCGCGCGCTGGTCGTGGCGGGCGCGGAGCGCGCGCCGACCCTGCCTGACGTGCCTTCCGCCTCGGAGCTTGGCATGCCGGAATTCGCGGTGGATGCCTGGATCATCGCCATGGCGCCCTCGCGCACGCCCGCGCCGGTGGTGGCGGCGCTGAACGGCGCCTTCGCCATGGCGCAGCGCCAGGTCGCGCAGCGGCTGGCCGAGCAGGCGGTGATGCCCATGCCCGACCTCAACACGCCCGAGCAGATCATGGGCTTCGTCCGCAGCGACATGGCGCGCTACGCCGCCGTCATGCGGGGTGCGGGCATCCGGCCGGAATAACCTCCAGCACCAGGGCGCCCTGCTTGCGCCCGGAATCCACCAGCGCATGCGCCGCGACGATGTCGCTGAGCGGCATGCGCCGGCCGATCACGGGGCGGATCGCGCCCTGCTCGACAAGGTCGCGCAGGGCGAGCAGGTCGGTCTGGCGGCCGGGCGCATGGCCGCAAAGGACGCGCGGGCCGGGGCGCAGGCGCGTCCAGAGCATCAGCGCCAATTCGCGCGCGCCGAAATTCACGAAGACATGCCGCCCGCGCGGGTTGAGCACGCGGCGCACGCGGCCGAAGCGGGTGCCGCCCACCGCATCCAGCACGATGTCCTGGCGCGCCGCGCCTTCGGTGAAATCCCGGGTCGCGCGGTCCAGCACCTGATGGGCACCGAGGGCGCGCAGCAGGGCGTCGTGGCGGGCGGAGGCCACCGCCGTGACTGTGAGGCCGAAATGCCGCGCCATCTGCACCAGATGCACCCCCACGGCACCCGCCGCGCCATGCACCACCAGGCGCTCGCCGGTCCTGGCCTGCGCCACGTCGCGCAGGAAGACCAGCGCGCTCAGCCCGCCGAAGGGCAGGGCGGCCGCCTCGGCATGGCTCAGCCCCGCGGGCTGGCGGGCGACGCAGCCGGTCTCGGGCATGGTCAGGTATTCGGCATGGGCACCGCGCAGCGCCAGGCCAAAGACGCGCTCGCCCGGGGCGAAGCCGGCCACGCCCGCGCCCAGCGCCTCCACCACGCCGGCGAACTCCATGCCGGGCACCGGGTGGCGCGGGCGGAACAGGCCGAAGACGAGGCGCAGCGGCAGCCAGAAGAGCCCCGCGCCCCGGCAGCCGCGCAACCGCGCATCACCGGAGGTGACGGTGGTGGCATGGACGCGGATGCGGATCTCGCCCGGGCCGGGGAGGGGTTTTGGCGCATTGCCGAGGGTGAGGGTTTCGGGGGCGCCATAGCGGCGCCAGAGGACGGCTTGCATGGCTCCGCTCTAGGCGTGGCCAATGCATGCGGAAATTGCGGAAAATCGCATTTGCTTTATGCGTTCCCGCATGGATTGGCGCGCCGCCCGCTTCGACTGGAACCACGCCCGCGCCTTCCTCGCGACGGCCGAGGAAGGCTCGCTCTCGGCCGCCGCGCGCGCGCTCGGCATCACCCAGCCCACGCTGGGGCGGCAGGTCGCGGCGCTGGAGCAGGAGCTGGGCGCCGTGCTCTTCGAGCGCGTGGGCCGTGGGCTGCGCCTGACGCCGGGGGGTGAGGCGCTGCTCGGCCATCTGCGCGCGATGGGCGAGGCGGCGGGCCGCTTTTCGCTCGCCGCCGCCGGCCAGTCGGACAGCATCGCGGGGCGCATCCGCATCACCACCACGCATGTCTATGCGGCGCATCTCCTGCCGCCGGTCGTGATCCGGCTGCGGGCGCAGCATCCGGGGATCGAGGTGGAGATCGTGGCGGAGAACAAGCCGACCGACCTGCTGCGGCGCGAGGCGGACATCGCCATCCGCAACTACGCCTCCACCCAGCCGGAGCTGGTGGTGCGGAAGCTGCGCGATGATGCGGGGCATTTCTACGCGACGCCGGCCTATCTGCGGAGCATCGGCCGGCCGCGCAACGCGGCGGAGATGGCGCGCGGCGTCTTCATCGGCTTCCCCACGCCGGAGATGATGGCGGCGGCGCTACAGGCGCGCGGCTATGCGCTGACGCCGGCGCATTTCCCCATCACCTGCGAGAACCACCTGGTGCAGTGGGAATATGTGAAGCAGGGCGCCGGCATCGGCCTGATGACCGAGGCGGTGGGCGATGCCGAGCCGCTGGTGCGCCGCGTCCTGCCCCGCGCGGCCCCCATCCGCTTCCCCATGTATCTCGCCGCCCATCGCGAACTGCATGCGAGCCGCCGCATGCGTGTCGTGTTCGACGCGCTGGTGGCGGCCCTCGCGCGGCCCCCCATGGACGCGCCGCAACCCTGACGGCAGACTTCCCGCACAAAGCGAGGGAATGACGCGCATGGCCCATCTCAACATCGGCAGCCTGATCTTCGACGATCTCGACCAGGTGGACCTCACCGGCCCGCATGAGGTGCTTTCGCGCCTGCCGGATTCGACCTGGAAGATCTACGCCAAGACCATGGCGCCGGCGCGCGACATGAAGGGCCTTCGCATCCTGCCCGACGCCCTGCTGGAGGAGGCGCCGCAGCTCGATGTGCTGCACGTGCCGGGCGGCTTCGGCGTGGATGCGGCGATGGCGGACCCCGTGATCCTCGAATGGGTGCGCCGCCAGGCGATGGGTGCGCAGGCGGTCTTCACCGTCTGCACCGGCGCGCTGCTGCTGGGCGCCACCGGCCTGCTGCGCGGCAAGCGCGCCACCACCCATTGGGCGAGCCACCACATGCTGCCCATCTTCGGCGCGACCGCGGTGAATGAGCGCGTGGTGGAGGACGGCAAGTTCGTCACGGCCGCCGGCGTCACCTCGGGCTTCGACGGTGCGCTGCACCTGGCCGCCAAGCTGCGCGGGACGGAGGTCGCGCAGGGCATCCAGCTCTACATGCAATACGACCCGCGCCCGCCCTTCGATTCCGGCACGCCCGAGACGGCGCCGGCCGCGCTCGTCGCCTCGACCCGCGCGGCGATGGCCTCGGTGCTGGAGCGGCGCGAGAAGGCGGTGCGCGCTGTGGCGGCGGCCTTCACCTGAATCGTTCCGGGGGAGGATTGCGGAGCGTCCATCTTTCCCCCATGTGACGCGGCATGCTTCGCCGCCTCACCCTCCTGGCCCTGCTCTTCGCGAGCCTGGGCGCGCCCACCGCCCGGGCCGAGCCCGGGCTGCTCGCCGCGCTGCGCGAGGGGGGGCTCGTCATCTTCCTCCGCCATGCCGAGACAGGCAGCTCCGCGCCCGACCAGGCCAATGCCGTGCTGGGCGATTGCGCCACGCAGCGCAACCTGGACGAGACGGGCCGCGCGCAATCCGTGGCGATCGGCGCCGCCTTCCGTGACCTCGGCATCCCGGTCAGCCGCGTGCTGGCCAGCCCCTATTGCCGGACGCTGGAGACGGCGGCGCTGGCCTTTGGCGGCGCGGAGCCGGAGATCGGGCTCTCCCTGCCGCGCCATGTGGACGCGGCCGCCCATCGCGCGATGGGCGCGGCGCTCCGCGCCCTGCTGCCGG
This region of Sediminicoccus rosea genomic DNA includes:
- a CDS encoding LutB/LldF family L-lactate oxidation iron-sulfur protein, whose amino-acid sequence is MNSTSPQFKENARKAMADAGLQKALGTAKGAFLQRRANAVANLPEFEQLRNTARDIKNHTLANLDFYLEKFAENVERAGGHVHWCSTAEEARATVLEICRKANAKTVTKGKSIISEEMGINHHLEEHGITPVETDLGEYIIQLRGEIPSHIIAPAFHLNREDWEADFRRAHTDLDPDRVFHERRDILTEARTRLRQKFLAADVGITGANFLIAETGSSVIVTNEGNGDLTQTLPRVHIALASIEKVVPTLEDATSLLRVLARSATGQDFSVYTTFSTGVRRKGDLDGPEEYHVVLLDNGRSNMIGTEFQEMLRCIRCAACMNHCPVYGTTGGHAYGWVYPGPMGSVLTPSLIGVKEAGHLPNASTFCGRCESVCPVKIPLPKLMRHWREREFERHLQPSGVRTGLGVWAWFAKRPGMYRLASRWGIGALGWLGRKKGAFRSLPLAGGWTEGRDLPVPQGRTFMDEYAKRQRAGAGR
- a CDS encoding Bug family tripartite tricarboxylate transporter substrate binding protein, whose translation is MQRRHLFTAASLLAVPLLAPPGIARAQAAWRPDRPIRVVVPYAPGGTTDVVARIMAEPVSQIIGQPLVVENRPGGAAGLVGTDFVAKSTPDGHTIIVHSNGHAIAPALVARMPFDPVADFAGVSMCGRVPQVLCVNPRLPAQNLAELLALIRANPGRYHFASAGIGTAVHLGGEMFRAVNRLDIAPVHYRGGGPAMQGVITGEALFTVDPIASALGHIRGGNVRALVVAGAERAPTLPDVPSASELGMPEFAVDAWIIAMAPSRTPAPVVAALNGAFAMAQRQVAQRLAEQAVMPMPDLNTPEQIMGFVRSDMARYAAVMRGAGIRPE
- a CDS encoding NAD(P)-dependent alcohol dehydrogenase; protein product: MQAVLWRRYGAPETLTLGNAPKPLPGPGEIRIRVHATTVTSGDARLRGCRGAGLFWLPLRLVFGLFRPRHPVPGMEFAGVVEALGAGVAGFAPGERVFGLALRGAHAEYLTMPETGCVARQPAGLSHAEAAALPFGGLSALVFLRDVAQARTGERLVVHGAAGAVGVHLVQMARHFGLTVTAVASARHDALLRALGAHQVLDRATRDFTEGAARQDIVLDAVGGTRFGRVRRVLNPRGRHVFVNFGARELALMLWTRLRPGPRVLCGHAPGRQTDLLALRDLVEQGAIRPVIGRRMPLSDIVAAHALVDSGRKQGALVLEVIPAGCPHPA
- a CDS encoding LysR family transcriptional regulator, which encodes MDWRAARFDWNHARAFLATAEEGSLSAAARALGITQPTLGRQVAALEQELGAVLFERVGRGLRLTPGGEALLGHLRAMGEAAGRFSLAAAGQSDSIAGRIRITTTHVYAAHLLPPVVIRLRAQHPGIEVEIVAENKPTDLLRREADIAIRNYASTQPELVVRKLRDDAGHFYATPAYLRSIGRPRNAAEMARGVFIGFPTPEMMAAALQARGYALTPAHFPITCENHLVQWEYVKQGAGIGLMTEAVGDAEPLVRRVLPRAAPIRFPMYLAAHRELHASRRMRVVFDALVAALARPPMDAPQP
- a CDS encoding DJ-1/PfpI family protein, which codes for MAHLNIGSLIFDDLDQVDLTGPHEVLSRLPDSTWKIYAKTMAPARDMKGLRILPDALLEEAPQLDVLHVPGGFGVDAAMADPVILEWVRRQAMGAQAVFTVCTGALLLGATGLLRGKRATTHWASHHMLPIFGATAVNERVVEDGKFVTAAGVTSGFDGALHLAAKLRGTEVAQGIQLYMQYDPRPPFDSGTPETAPAALVASTRAAMASVLERREKAVRAVAAAFT
- a CDS encoding histidine phosphatase family protein — its product is MLRRLTLLALLFASLGAPTARAEPGLLAALREGGLVIFLRHAETGSSAPDQANAVLGDCATQRNLDETGRAQSVAIGAAFRDLGIPVSRVLASPYCRTLETAALAFGGAEPEIGLSLPRHVDAAAHRAMGAALRALLPEPGFAGNWVLVGHSYHMMGAGGPAPQPQGAAVVLRPEGQGRFTVLAMLPPDGWAGLGRLRFAGTP